GTAGCGGAACCGGTTCCCTGGACACAAGTTTAGCTTACGCCGCCTGACGGATTTCATCGGGTGATCTGAAGCCGTTTTTCTCAACACGCCATTCGCTGTTGTAAAGCTCCACGAAGGTCATCACGGCTTCGCGAACGTCGGTGATGTTACGGAAAACCCGGCCATAGATGGCCTGCTCTTTCAAGGTGCGGTTGAACCGTTCGGCAACTCCATTGGTCTGGGGTTCGGCAACAAAGGCAAAGCTGGGAGTGATCCCCCAGAACTTGATCTGGTTCTGAAAATGGTCTGAGAGGTACTGGGTGCCGTGATCCATGCGCAGGGATAGCCCTCG
This window of the Desulfuromonas thiophila genome carries:
- a CDS encoding integrase core domain-containing protein, giving the protein RGLSLRMDHGTQYLSDHFQNQIKFWGITPSFAFVAEPQTNGVAERFNRTLKEQAIYGRVFRNITDVREAVMTFVELYNSEWRVEKNGFRSPDEIRQAA